The Merismopedia glauca CCAP 1448/3 DNA window GATTTCGGAGGTTTCCTCCAAAATTGCAGCGACCGTAATCGATTTCTCAAATACTTTTGCAAGAGATCTATTAACGATATCCTAAAATTCTGACTCGGAACTCCTACATCATCCCAATAACTATATTGCGAGTGCCTTCTTTGATAGGTGGAGAATCTTGTGATTCGGTGCGATCAATCGCTCAGATTGGTGATAAGTTAAGGCTGTATGGCTTGTTTCAAGAGGCTTTGAGAGAATTGTTGAAAAAAAACTGGTCAGACCCTCGCTGAATATCAGGAAAAGGAGCAACAATTAATTTGACATTTGGTTTTTGCTTCTGTTTGATAATGCCTAAATCTCGCTCCCACTTCTGACTTCTGACTTCGTTTAATCGCCTTTTTGCAGCTTATGCATATGCTCAAATAATTTCCAGCAATATTCTGATGTCAAACCGCAAGTAACTGCACCTCGCAAGACAACATTAAAATACCAATCATTGGGTGCAAGTTCTGCGGCGAGTTTGTCTACTACTACATAAGTCCGCACATTTTGGTAGACTTTTTCGCCACATTGAACCTCGACTAATTCTTGCCGATAACCACCACGGGGGACTTCTTCTCGTTCGTCTAGGCGATCGCTCAATCGCCAAGGTAATTGATACAAAACCCCTTCTACATAAGACCTCTGGTCTGGAACTATATCTAGCACACCACAATTACGCAATGGAGAACGGCGATAAAATCCCAAACGATAATTATGTAATTTGACGCAACCAACTACATACGGGTGGGTTTTTTCTCCCAAAGACCTTTTTAAGTCTACAGGACACATACACGAACCATAGGCAAAGTAGTAGAAACTTGGTTCTGATTGTCTTTGACTAGTTTTATGCC harbors:
- a CDS encoding gamma-glutamylcyclotransferase — its product is MSLHPTQLHEAKIWHKTSQRQSEPSFYYFAYGSCMCPVDLKRSLGEKTHPYVVGCVKLHNYRLGFYRRSPLRNCGVLDIVPDQRSYVEGVLYQLPWRLSDRLDEREEVPRGGYRQELVEVQCGEKVYQNVRTYVVVDKLAAELAPNDWYFNVVLRGAVTCGLTSEYCWKLFEHMHKLQKGD